In Falco biarmicus isolate bFalBia1 chromosome 5, bFalBia1.pri, whole genome shotgun sequence, a single genomic region encodes these proteins:
- the SBF1 gene encoding myotubularin-related protein 5 isoform X4 produces the protein MARLADYFVLVGYDPGKRGSGDGQGQILQRFPEKDWEDNPFPQGIELFCQPSGWQLFTERNPPTFFVAVLTDINSERHYCACFTFWEAVESAQPQSHPRNGEGEEEEEEPSSPVQPAQLFAPKSLVLVSRLDHAEVFRNSLGLIYTIYVDGLSVSLENVIGNLLTCTIPITGGAQLDADDEAARTISLGAGDRQVIQTPINDSLPVSSCSVALLFRQLGITNVLYLFCAALTEHKILFLSSSYQRLTDACRALLALMFPLKYSFTYVPILPAQLLEVLSTPTPFIIGVHSIFQSETQELLDVVIADLDGGTVNVPECVHISLLPEPLLQQTREALSMVLDPELEVADLAFPPSTISASSLKMQDKEIRAVFLRLFAQLLQGYRWCLHIIRIHPEPVIRFHKAAFLGQRGLTEDDFLTKVLEGMAFAGFVTERGAPYRSIDLFDELVAYEVKRMRAEEGNKQKILRHIKELAEKLYKNENPYPAVTMHKVQKPTEGCHLRLHQKPFPHLDEGTVQWIIDQATAKLQTAPPAVKAEKKCMVPSGPPIAAIMERNGNALANSARRLEVVRNCISYVFENKMLEAKKLFPAVLRAMKGRAARHCLTQELNLHVQQNRAVLDHQQFDFIIRMMNCCLQDCTAMDEHGIAAALLPLVTAFCRKLSPGITQFAYSCVQEHVVWTNIQFWEAMFYCDVQNHIRALYLDNNEENHMDEESTEGPQEAKSALEIASEQLRLWPTMSREKQQELIQKEESTVFSQAIHYANRMSYLLLPLDTSKNRLLRSSGLGDVESVSNSFVTNSIAGSVAESYDTESGFEDAESSDVANYVVRFINRFVDKVCTESGVTNDHLKGLHVMIPDIVQMHIETLDAVHRESKRLPPIQKPKLLRPNLLVGEECVMEGLRVYLMPDGREEAAGGNIGGPPLLPAEGAIFLTTYRIIFKGTPTDPLVGEQVVIRSFPIASLTKEKKINIQAQVDQFIQEGLQLRSCTFQLLKIAFDEEVASDSAEIFRKHLHKLRYPQHVRGTFAFTVGQSPKQAMQPKAKEKNPSLSSQQVTDMFQGLTVGVMSLGHLGHSTTTLSKNLVKNAKKTIGRQYVTRKKYTPPMWEQRSSQHFPEDNEDEISVSEEMDRSTLTPTTTIKPSDKMTINHLVERACCRDYQRMGLGTLSSSLTRSKNEPFRISTVNRMYAICRSYPGLLIVPQSIQDNTIQRISRCYRQNRFPVVCWRNSRTKAVLLRSGGLHGKGVVGLFKSQNAPTAGPSQTDSTSLEQEKYLQAVINSMPHYADASGRNTLSGFTSAHMNSSDFSDKRQPKLGSLMKQVMGGKDDGPGTISRGGKWGSIRAGGRISSYALNMEIGSRLAGKDLLGAQHNGTPSEASFLRQHRASLYIIGDKSQLKGVKPDPLQHWEVVPIEVFDVRQVKASFKKLMKACVPGCPSTDPSVAYLRSLEESEWLSQIHKILQISVLVVELLDTGSSVLVSLEDGWDITTQVVSLVQLLSDPYYRTLEGFRLLVEKEWLSFGHRFSHRGAQTLASQSSGFAPIFLQFLDCVHQIHLQFPMEFEFSQYYLKFLSYHYISNRFRTFLLDSDYERIELGLLYEEKGERKSQQVYKSIWDYIDRLNKKAPIFFNYMYAPEDGEVLRPYSNISNLKVWDYYTEETLSEGPSYDWELTQGQPEHVEEADRQDTSAPQTKRKIIWPCYDNRSRVEPDAISKLLEELHNLEMELGQVPERWKDTWDKVKASQRTEARQEGSRTPSSLLMSSGLSHHRRSLGVYLQESGVGSTLNLSLDSDTSSTSTPSSGKQGGRKSTSTLYSQFQMSESENRSYEGSLYKKGAFMKPWKPRWFVLDKTKHQLRYYDSRMDTECKGVIDLAEVESITPGTPSMGAPKTVDEKAFFDLKTTKRVYNFCAQDVQLAQQWIDRIQSCLSDA, from the exons TTCTGCCAGCCCAGCGGCTGGCAGCTCTTCACGGAGAGGAACCCCCCCACCTTCTTTGTGGCTGTGCTGACCGACATCAACTCAGAGCGGCATTACTGTGCCTGCTTCACCTTCTGGGAGGCTGTTGAAAGTGCACAG CCTCAGAGCCACCCCAGGAATggtgagggggaggaggaggaagaggagccaTCATCTCCCGTTCAACCTGCGCAGCTCTTTGCTCCCAAAAGCTTGGTGCTGGTGTCGCGGCTGGACCATGCAGAGGTGTTCAGG AACAGCCTGGGTTTGATCTATACCATCTACGTGGATGGACTGAGTGTGTCCTTGGAGAATGTCATCGGGAACCTCCTGACATGTACCATCCCCATCACTGGCGGAGCTCAG CTTGACGCGGACGACGAAGCAGCG AGAACGATCTCGCTGGgagcaggggacaggcaggtgATCCAGACACCCATCAATGATTCGCTTCCTGTCAGCAGCTGCAGCGTGGCCCTGCTCTTCCGCCAGCTTG GCATCACCAATGTGCTGTATCTCTTCTGTGCAGCGCTTACTGAACACAAGATCCTGTTTCTCTCCAGCAGTTACCAGAGACTGACCGATGCCTGCCGGGCTCTCCTTGCACTTATGTTCCCCCTCAAATACAG TTTCACGTACGTGCCCATCTTGCCTGCACAACTCCTTGAGGTACTGAGCACGCCGACACCCTTCATCATCGGAGTCCACTCCATCTTCCAGTCGGAGACGCAGGAGCTG CTGGATGTTGTTATCGCAGACCTGGACGGTGGGACAGTCAATGTCCCAGAATGTGTACATATCTCCCTGCTCCCTGAACCACTGCTCCAGCAGACCCGGGAAGCCCTCTCTATG GTCTTGGACCCAGAGCTGGAGGTGGCAGATCTTGCATTCCCCCCTTCAACgatttctgcctcttctctcaAAATGCAG GATAAGGAGATCCGTGCTGTCTTCCTCCGCTTGTTTGCACAGCTGCTTCAAGGCTATCGCTGGTGTCTGCACATAATCCGCATCCATCCTGAGCCAGTCATCCGATTCCATAAG GCAGCCTTCCTTGGGCAGAGGGGGCTGACGGAGGATGACTTCCTCACCAAGGTGCTGGAGGGCATGGCGTTTGCTGGCTTTGTGACTGAGCGGGGGGCCCCGTACCGCTCGATTGACCTGTTCGATGAG CTTGTGGCTTACGAAGTGAAGCGCATGCGTGCAGAAGAGGGgaacaagcagaaaatactgCGGCACATCAAGGAGCTGGCGGAGAAACTTTACAAAAAT GAGAACCCGTACCCCGCGGTGACCATGCACAAGGTGCAGAAGCCCACGGAAGGCTGTCATCTGCGCCTCCACCAGAAGCCTTTTCCCCACTTGGATGAGGGGACAGTGCAGTGGATCATCGACCAGGCCACTGCCAAGCTGCAGACAGCTCCTCCTGCTgtgaaggcagagaagaaatgCATGGTGCCATCGGGACCCCCCATTG CTGCCATCATGGAGCGCAACGGCAACGCCCTGGCCAACAGTGCCCGTCGCCTGGAGGTGGTCAGGAACTGCATCTCCTAcgtctttgaaaacaaaatgttagaAGCCAAAAAG CTATTCCCTGCTGTGCTGCGTGCCATGAAGGGCCGAGCAGCCAGGCACTGCCTGACCCAGGAGCTGAACCTGCACGTGCAGCAGAACCGGGCGGTGCTGGATCACCAGCAGTTTGATTTCATAATCCGCATGATGAACTGCTGTTTGCAG gACTGCACCGCCATGGATGAGCATGGGATTGCAGCCGCTCTCTTGCCGCTGGTCACCGCTTTCTGCCGA AAACTGAGCCCGGGCATCACGCAGTTTGCCTACAGCTGTGTGCAGGAGCATGTGGTGTGGACCAACATCCAGTTCTGGGAGGCCATGTTCTACTGCGATGTGCAGAACCACATCCGAGCCTTGTACCTGGACAACAACGAGGAGAACCACATGGATGAG GAGAGCACAGAGGGGCCACAGGAAGCCAAGTCTGCCCTGGAGATAGCGTCGGAGCAGCTGAGGCTCTGGCCCACCATGAGCCGAGAGAAACAGCAGGAGCTCATACAGAAGGAGGAGAGCACGGTTTTCAGCCAGGCCATCCACTACGCCAACCGCATGAgctacctgctgctgcctcttgaCACTAGCAAGAACCGCCTGCTCcgcagctctgggctgggggaCGTGGAGAGTGTCAGCAACAGCTTCGTCACCAACAG CATTGCTGGCAGTGTGGCTGAGAGCTATGACACAGAAAGTGGATTTGAGGATGCAGAGAGTTCTGATGTGGCCAACTACGTGGTGCGATTCATCAACCGCTTTGTGGACAAAGTCTGCACAGAGAGTGGAGTCACCAACGACCACCTCAAGGGGCTGCATGTCATGATCCCTG ATATTGTACAGATGCACATAGAGACACTGGATGCCGTGCACAGGGAGAGCAAGAGGCTTCCTCCCATCCAGAAG CCAAAGCTGCTGCGTCCCAACCTGTTGGTGGGTGAGGAGTGTGTGATGGAAGGGCTCCGCGTGTACCTCATGCCTGATGGACGGGAagaagctgctggagggaaTATTGGTGGTCCAcctcttctccctgcagaaGGAGCCATCTTCCTCACCACTTACCGCATCATCTTCAAAGGCACTCCCACGGACCCTCTGG TGGGGGAGCAGGTGGTGATCCGATCCTTCCCCATCGCCTCACTGACCAAAGAGAAGAAGATCAATATCCAGGCCCAGGTGGATCAGTTCATCCAGGAGGGCTTGCAGCTGCGCTCGTGCACATTCCAG TTGCTGAAGATTGCCTTTGATGAGGAGGTGGCTTCAGACAGCGCTGAGATCTTCAGGAAGCACCTGCACAAGCTGCGCTACCCCCAGCACGTGCGTGGCACCTTTGCTTTCACTGTGGGCCAGTCACCCAAGCAAGCCATGCAGCCCAAGGCCAAGGAGAAGAACCCCTCACTCAG CTCCCAGCAGGTGACCGATATGTTCCAGGGCCTGACAGTGGGGGTCATGTCCCTTGGGCACCTTGGCCATTCAACCAC GACGCTCTCCAAAAACCTGGTGAAAAATGCCAAGAAAACAATTGGCCGCCAGTACGTGACACGGAAGAAATACACGCCGCCCATGTGGGAGCAGCGGAGCAGCCAGCACTTCCCAGAGGACAACGAGGATGAGATCTCAG TGTCTGAAGAGATGGACCGAAGCACTTTGACCCCCACTACCACCATTAAACCTTCAGATAAGATGACCATCAACCACCTGGTAGAGCGAGCCTGCTGCCGCGACTACCAGCGGATGGGGCTGGGCAcgctcagcagcagccttaCCCGCTCCAAGAACGAGCCCTTCCGCATCTCCACTGTGAACCGCATGTATGCCATTTGCCGGAG CTACCCCGGGCTGCTCATCGTGCCGCAGAGCATCCAGGACAACACGATCCAGCGGATCTCCCGCTGCTACCGCCAGAACCGCTTCCCTGTTGTGTGCTGGCGAAACTCCCGCACCAAGGCCGTGCTGCTGCGCTCGGGGGGGCTGCACGGCAAGGGTGTGGTGGGCCTCTTCAAGTCCCAGAACGCCCCCACTGCAG GCCCCTCGCAGACGGACTCCACCAGTTTGGAGCAGGAGAAGTACCTGCAGGCTGTGATCAACTCCATGCCGCACTACGCCGACGCCAGCGGGCGCAACACACTCAGCGGCTTCACCTCTGCGCACATGAACAGCTCAG ATTTCTCCGACAAGAGACAGCCTAAGCTGGGATCGCTCATGAAGCAGGTGATGGGAGGGAAGGACGATGGGCCTGGTACTATTAGCCGCGGAG GCAAGTGGGGCAGCATCCGAGCCGGCGGGCGCATAAGCAGCTATGCCCTGAACATGGAGATCGGGTCACGCCTGGCCGGGAAAGACCTGCTGGGTGCCCAGCACAACGGCACCCCCTCGGAGGCCAGCTTCCTGCGGCAGCACCGGGCCTCACTCTACATCATCGGGGACAAGTCACAGCTGAAG GGGGTGAAACCGGACCCgctgcagcactgggaggtGGTTCCCATCGAGGTGTTCGACGTGCGGCAGGTGAAGGCCAGCTTCAAGAAGCTGATGAAGGCCTGCGTGCCTGGCTGCCCCTCCACTGACCCCAGTGTCGCCTACCTGCGGTCCCTGGAGGAGTCCGAGTGGCTGTCCCAG ATCCATAAGATCCTGCAGATTTCGGTATTGGTGGTCGAGCTGCTGGACACGGGCTCCTCTGTGTTGGTCAGCCTGGAGGATGGCTGGGACATCACCACGCAG GTGGTCTCCTTAGTGCAGTTGCTGTCGGACCCCTACTACCGGACACTGGAGGGCTTCCGCCTGCTTGTGGAGAAGGAGTGGCTCTCCTTTGGGCACCGCTTCAGCCATCGCGGAGCCCAGACCCTGGCCAGTCAGAGCAGCGGTTTTGCCCCCATCTTCCTGCAGTTCCTGGACTGCGTACATCAG ATCCACCTGCAGTTCCCTATGGAGTTTGAGTTCAGCCAGTACTACCTGAAGTTCCTCAGCTACCACTACATTTCCAACCGTTTCCGGACATTCCTGCTGGACTCTGACTACGAGCGCATCGAGCTGG GCCTCTTGTACGAGGAGAAGGGTGAGCGGAAGAGCCAGCAGGTCTACAAGTCCATCTGGGATTACATTGACCGGCTGAACAAGAAAGCCCCCATCTTCTTCAACTACATGTATGCCCCTGAGGATGGGGAG GTGCTGAGGCCGTACAGCAACATTTCCAACCTGAAGGTATGGGACTACTATACGGAGGAGACACTTTCTGAGGGCCCTTCCTATGACTGGGAGCTGACGCAGGGGCAGCCGGAGCACGTAGAGGAGGCGGATCGGCAGGACACCAGTGCCCCCCAGACAAAGCGCAAGATCATCTGGCCATGCTATGACAACCGCAGCCGCGTGGAGCCTGATGCCATCTCCAAACTGCTGGAG GAGCTGCACAACCTGGAGATGGAGCTGGGGCAGGTCCCAGAGCGCTGGAAGGACACGTGGGACAAGGTCAAAGCTTCCCAGCGCACCGAGGCACGGCAGGAGGGCAGCCGG AcccccagctctctgctgaTGTCCTCCGGCCTCTCCCACCACCGGCGCTCGCTTGGCGTGTACCTGCAGGAGAGCGGCGTGGGCTCTACCCTCAACCTCAGCCTCGACAGCGACACCAGCAGCACCTCCACCCCCTCCAGCGGGAAGCAGGGTGGCCGCAAGAGCACCAGCACGCTCTACAGCCAGTTCCAGATGTCAGAGAGCGAGAACAG GTCCTACGAGGGGTCGCTGTACAAGAAAGGAGCCTTCATGAAACCGTGGAAGCCTCGCTGGTTCGTGCTGGATAAAACCAAACATCAG ctgcgGTACTATGACAGCCGGATGGACACGGAGTGCAAAGGGGTCATCGACCTGGCCGAGGTGGAGTCCATCACCCCAGGAACCCCCTCCATGGGGGCCCCCAAGACGGTGGATGAGAAAGCCTTCTTCGAT CTGAAGACGACAAAACGAGTTTACAATTTCTGCGCCCAGGACGTGCAGCTAGCCCAGCAGTGGATCGACCGCATCCAGAGTTGCTTGTCGGACGCGTGA